The genomic window CGCCGGCGGTCACCATGGTCGCCGCGTGGATGAGGGCCGAGACCGGGGTCGGGCCCTCCATCGCGTCGCCGAGCCAGGACTGCAGCGGCACCTGCGCCGACTTGCCGCACGCGGCGAGCAGCAGCATGAAGCCGATGCCGGTGACGGTCGCGTGCTGGGTGGCGGACGCCTGCTGCGCCTGCGGCAGGACCTGGCTGAAGGCGAACGAGCCGAAGGTGGTGAACATCAGCATGATCGCCACCGACAGGCCGATGTCGCCGACCCGGTTGACGATGAAGGCCTTCTTCGCCGCGGTCGCCGCGCTCGGCTTGTGCTGCCAGAAGCCGATCAGCAGATACGACGCCAGGCCGACGCCCTCCCAGCCGGCGTACAGCAGGAAGTAGTTGTCGGCCACCACCAGCAGCAGCATCGCCGCGAGGAACAGGTTGAGGTAGCCGAAGAAGCGGCGGCGGCGCTCGTCGTGCGCCATGTAGCCGATCGAGTAGATGTGGATCAGGGTGCCCACACCGGTGATCAGCAGCACGAACGTCATCGACAGCTGGTCCAGCTGGAAGCCGACGTCGGCCTGGAAGCCGTCCACCGGCACCCAGGTGAACAGGTGCGAGTGCAGGGCGCGGGCGTCGGCGTCCTTGCCCAGCATGTCGGCGAAGAGGACCGCGCCGAAGACGAAGGAGAGCAGCGCGAGCAGCGTGCCGAGCCAGTGGCCGACGCGGTCGAGCCGCTTGCCGCCGGTCAGCAGGACGCCCGCGCCGAGCAGCGGCGCCGCGACGAGCAGTCCGATCAGGGTTTCCACTTCTCGCAGCCCCTCTACAGCTTCATGAGATTGGCGTCGTCGACCGAGGCCGAGTGGCGGGAACGGAAGATCGACACGATGATCGCGAGCCCGACCACGACCTCGGCGGCGGCCACGACCATCGTGAAGAACGCGATGACCTGCCCGTCGAGGTTGCCGTGCAGCCGGGAGAAGGTGACGAACGCCAGGTTGCAGGCGTTCAGCATCAGCTCGACGCACATGAAGACGACGATCGCGTTGCGCCGGATGAGCACCCCGGCGGCGCCGATGGTGAACAGCAGCGCGGACAGGTACAGGTAGTTGGCCGGATTCACTTGGCGCCCTCCTCGGCCCGGTCGTTGTGCTCGGCCCGCTCGACCGGTCCGGCCGGTCCGACCGCGGGACGGTCGCCCTCGCGGCCGAGCCACCGCTCGGAGGTCAGTTCCAGGTCGGCGAGCCGCCGCATGGCGTCCCCCGACACGTCGCGGATCTGGCCGCGGTCGCGGAGCGTGGAGCTGACCGACAGCTCCGAGATCGTGCCGTCGGGCAGCAGGGCGGGGATGTCCACCGCGTTGTGCCGGGCGTAGGTGCCCGGCGCGGGCAGCGGGGTGACCTGGCGGCCCTCGCGGACCCGGGTCTCGGACAGCTCGCGCTGGGTGCGGCGCTCCTCGGTGCGCTCCCGGTGGGTGAGCACCATCGCGCCGACGGCGGCGGTGATCAGCAGGGCGCCGGTGATCTCGAAGGCCCACACGTACTTGGTGAACAGCAGGTGCGCCAGGCCCTGGACGTTGCCGCCGTCCACGGTGTTGGCCTGGCCGAGGCCGGTGAAGGTGTGCAGCGAGGCGTTGGCGATGCCGGCGATGAGCAGGATGCCGAAGCCGAGCCCGCACACCGCGGCCATCACCCGCTGGCCCTTGAGCGTCTCCTTCAGGGAGTCCGCCGCGGTGATGCCGACCAGCATGACCACGAAGAGGAACAGCATCATGATCGCGCCGGTGTAGACGACGATCTGGACGACGCCCAGGAAGTACGCGCCCTGCGCCAGGTAGAAGACCGCCAGGATGATCATCGTGCCGGCCAGCGACAGGGCGCTGTGGATGGACTTCTTCATCAGGACCGTGCCCAGGGCGCCGAGCACGGCGACCGTGCCCAGGATCCAGAACTGCACGGCCTCACCGGTGGAGGTCTGCGAGGCGGCGGCGGCCGCGAGCGGCATCATGCCTCGGCCCCCGTTCCCGCCGGAGCGGAACCGCCCGGGGCGGTGATCTCGGTGTCGGCCGTCCCCGCCGCCGGCTCGCCGGGCAGCGCCACCGTCTCGTCGGGCTTCTCGCCCTTGGAGACCGCGACCTGCCGTACGGTGCCGGGCGCGGCCTCGGTGACCAGGCCGCGGTAGTAGTCGCCCTCGTCCATGCCGGGGAAGATCGAGTGCGGCGACTCGACCATGCCCTCCTCCAGGCCGGACAGCAGCTGCTCCTTGGTGAAGATCAGCGACTCGCGGGTCCGGTCGGCGAGCTCGTACTCGTTGGTCATGGTCAGCGCGCGGGTCGGGCACGCCTCGATGCACAGCCCGCACAGGATGCAGCGGGCGTAGTTGATCTGGTAGACGCGGCCGTAGCGCTCACCCGGGGAGTAGCGCTCCTCCTCGGTGTTGTCCGCGCCCTCCACGTAGATCGCGTCCGCCGGGCAGGCCCACGCGCACAGCTCGCAGCCGACGCACTTCTCCAGGCCGTCCGGGTGACGGTTGAGCTGGTGGCGGCCGTGGAAGCGCGGCGCTGTGGGCTTCTTGTACTCGGGGTACTGCTCGGTGAGCCGCTTCTTGAACATGGCCTTGAAGGTCACGCCGAAGCCTGCGACCGGGCCGAGGAACTCAGGCATCGCCGTCCTCCTGCTTCTCCTGCTCCGGGGCGTCCTGGCCGGATGCGCCGACGAGTTGGGGCTGCGCCCGGCTGGGGCGGCGCGGCACCCGCTGCACCTGCTGCCCTGGCAGCGGGGGTACGGGGTAGCCGCCGGCCATCGGGTCGAACGTGTCCGGTGGGGCCAGCGGACCGTCCTCGCCGGGCTTCTGCTTGTCCTCGCGATCCCTGAACATGTCCGCGAGCAGCGAGATCAGCAGCAGCACGAGCACCGCGCCCGCGACGTACAGCACGATCTTGGTGAAGTCGTAGTTCTCGTTGCGCATCGCGCGCACCGCGGCCACCAGCATCAGCCAGACCATCGAGATCGGGATGAGCACCTTCCAGCCGAGCTTCATCAGCTGGTCGTAGCGCACCCGGGGCAGGGTGCCGCGCAGCCAGATGAAGAAGAACAGCAGCAGCTGGACCTTGACCACGAACCAGAGCATCGGCCACCAGCCGTGGTTGGCGCCCTCCCAGAAGGTGCTGACCGGCCAGGGGGCCCGCCAGCCGCCGAGGAAGAGGGTGGTCGCGACCGCGGAGACCGTCACCATGTTGACGTACTCGGCCAGCATGAACAGCGCGAACTTGATCGAGCTGTACTCGGTGTTGAACCCGCCGACCAGGTCGCCCTCGGACTCGGGCATGTCGAAGGGGGCGCGGTTGGTCTCGCCGATCATCGTGCAGATGTAGACCAGGAACGACACCGGCAGCAGGATCACGTACCAGCGGTCGTGCTGGGCGCTGACGATGGTCGAGGTCGACATCGAGCCGGAGTAGAGGAAGACCGCGGCGAAGGACAGGCCCATCGCGATCTCGTAGGAGATCATCTGGGCCGACGCGCGCAGCCCGCCGAGCAGCGGGTACGTCGAGCCGGACGACCAGCCGGCCAGCACGATGCCGTAGATGCCGACCGAGGCGGTCGCCAGGATGTAGAGGATGCCGATCGGCAGGTCGGTGAGCTGCAGCGCGGTGCGCTGCCCGAAGATGGACACCTCGTTGTCGGCCGGGCCGAAGGGCACCACCGCGAAGGCCATGAAGGCGGGGATCGCCGCCACGATCGGGGCGAGGACGAACACCACCTTGTCGGCCCGCTTGACGGTGACGTCCTCCTTGAGCATCAACTTCACACCGTCGGCGAGCGACTGGAGCATGCCCCAGGGCCCGTGCCGGTTGGGGCCGATACGCAGCTGCATCCAGGCGACGACCTTGCGCTCCCACACGATGGAGAACAGCACGGTCAGCATCGCGAAGGCGAAACAGAAGACGGCCTTGAGCAGGATCAGCCACCACACGTCGCTGCCGAAGAACGACAAATTCTCCGTGGTGGCGGCCAGCTGGCTGGCGCCGGCGATCTGGGCGCTCATGAGGACACCTCCGCGGAGATCGCGACGACCTGCCCGGGGCGGGCGCCCACGTCTGAGGCGACGCCGGAGCCGATCGAGTTGAGCGGGAGCCAGACCACCCGGTCGGGCATCGGGGTGACGGCCAGCGGCAGCGTGGTGGTGCCCGCCGGGCCGGTGACGGTGAGCGGTGCGCCGTCCTCGGCGCCCAGCTCGGCGGCGGTCGCGGCGGACAGCCGGGCCACCGCCGCGTGCCGGGTGGCGGCCAGCGCGTCGTCGCCGTCCTGCAGCCTGCCCTGGTCGAGCAGCAGCCGGTGTCCGGCGAGCACCGCCTGACCGGACTCGGGCCGCGGCAGCGGCACCGAGGACTCCAGCGGCGCGGGGCCGTAGGAGCCCGACCACCCGGACAGGGCGTCCAGTTCGGCGCGCGCGGACCTTACGTCGGACAGGCCGAGCTTCACGTCGAGCGCGTCGGCCAGCATGGTCAGCACCCGGGCGTCGGGGTGCTGCTGCCGGTTGACGGCCTGGTCGGGCTTGATGGCGGCCTCGAACATCCGCACCCTGCCCTCCCAGTTGAGGAACGTGCCGGCCTTCTCGGCGACCGCGGCCACCGGCAGCACCACGTCGGCGCGCTCGGTCACCTCGCTCGGCCGCTGCTCCAGGCTGACGACGAAGCCGACCGCGTCCAGGGCCGCGCGGGCGCGGGCCGGGTCCGGCAGGTCGGCGACCTCGACCCCGCCGACGAGCAGCGCGCCCAGCTCGCCGGTGGCGGCAGCCTCCAGGATCTCGGCGGTGTCCCGCCCGAACCGGCCGGGCAGCGTGGGCAGTCCCCACACCCGGGAGACCTCGTCGCGGGCCCGCGGGTCGGTGACCGGGCGCCCGCCGGGCAGCAGCCCGGGCAGCGCGCCGGCCTCGACCGCGCCGCGCTCACCGGCCCGGCGCGGGATCCACGCCAGGGCGGCGCCGGTGGCGGTGGCCAGCCGGATCGCCGCGGTGAGCCCGCCGGGAACGGCGGCCAGCCGCTCGCCGACCAGGATGACGGCGCCCGCGGTACGCAGCGCGTCCGCTGCCTGCCGTCCGGCCTCGTCCAGGCCGATCTCGCCGGCCAGCGCGTCCATCCACTCCGGTTCCGTGCCGGGTGCGGCGGGCAGCAGGATGCCGCCGGCCTTCTCCAGCCCGCGGGTGGTGTGGGTGGCCAGCGCGTACGTCTGCTGCTTGCGCTTGCGGTGGGCCTTGCGGAGCCGCAGGAAGACCCCGGGGGCCTCCTCCTCGGCTTCGAGGCCGGCCAGCAGGACCGCGGGGGCGGCCTCCAGCGCGGTGTTGGTGATCCCGCTGGTGTCCAGGTCCAGTCCGCGCCCGGCGACCGCGGCGGCCAGGAAGTCGGCCTCCTCGGCGGAGTGCGGGCGGGCCCGGAAGTCCACGTCGTTCGTGCCGAGCACGACCCGGGCGAACTTGGCGTAGGCGTAGGCGTCCTCGACGGTGAGCCGCCCGCCGGGCAGCACCGCGGCCCGGCCGTGCGCCGCGGTCAGCCCGGCCGCGGCGGCGGCCAGCGCCTCGGGCCAGGACGCGGCGACCAGTTCACCGGCGGCGTCGCGCACCAGCGGGTGGGTCAGCCGCTCGGGCCGCTGGGCGTAGCGGAAGCCGAAGCGGCCCTTGTCGCACAGCCACTCCTCGTTGACCTCGGGGTCGTTCGAGGCGAGCCGCCGCATGACCTTGCCGCGCCGGTGGTCGGTACGGGTGGCGCAGCCGCCCGCGCAGTGCTCGCACACCGACGGCGACGACACCAGGTCGAAGGGCCGGGAGCGGAAGCGGTACGCGGCCGAAGTCAGCGCGCCGACCGGGCAGATCTGGATGGTGTTGCCGGAGAAGTACGACTCGAAGGGGTCGCCCTCACCGGTGCCGACCTGCTGCAGCGCCCCGCGCTCCAGCAGCTCGATCATCGGGTCGCCGGCCACCTGGTTGCTGAACCGGGTGCAGCGGGCGCACAGCACGCACCGCTCGCGGTCGAGCAGCACCTGGGCGGAGATCGGCACCGGCTTGGCGAAGGTGCGCTTCTTGCCCTCGAAGCGGGTGTCCGGGTCGCCGACCTGCATCGCCTGGTTCTGCAGCGGGCATTCGCCACCCTTGTCGCACACCGGGCAGTCCAGCGGGTGGTTGATCAGCAGCAGCTCCATCACCCCGCGCTGCGCCTTCTCGGCGACCGGCGAGGTCAGCTGGGTGCGCACCACCATGCCGTCGGTGCAGGTGATGGTGCAGGACGCGACCGGCTTGCGCTGGCCCTCGACCTCGACGATGCACTGCCGGCAGGCACCGGCCGGGTCCAGCAGCGGGTGGTCGCAGAACCGCGGGATCTCGATGCCGAGCAGTTCGGCGGCCCTGATCACCAGCGTGCCCTTGGGCACCGAGATGGGGATGCCGTCCACGGTGACGGAGACCAGGTCCTCCGGCGGCACCGCGGGCTGCCCCGCGCCGGAGGACGCACTGCTTGTGGTGACGGTCACGCGTGGGCCTCCGTACGGTACTTGTCGGCCCAGGCGGTGGAGCGGGCCGGGTCGAAGGGGCAGCCCTTGTGCTCGATGTGCTCCTCGTACTCCTCGCGGAAGTACTTGAGCGAGGAGAAGATCGGGGCGGCGGCGCCGTCGCCGAGCGCGCAGAAGGACTTGCCGTTGATGTTGTCGGCGATGTCGTTCAGCTTGTCCAGGTCCTCGATCCGGCCCTTGCCAGCTTCGATGTCCCGCAGCAGCTGCACCAGCCAGTACGTGCCCTCGCGGCACGGCGTGCACTTGCCGCACGACTCGTGGGCGTAGAACTCGGTCCACCGGGTGACCGCCCGCACCACGCAGGTGGTCTCGTCGAAGCACTGCAGCGCCTTGGTGCCGAGCATCGATCCGGCGGCGCCGACGCCCTCGTAGTCCAGCGGGACGTCGAGGTGCTCCTCGGTGAACATCGGGGTTGACGAGCCGCCGGGGGTCCAGAACTTGAGCCGGTGGCCCGGGCGCATCCCGCCGCCCATGTCGAGCAGCTGGCGCAGGGTGATGCCGAGCGGGCCCTCGTACTGCCCGGGGCGCGCGACATGGCCGGACAGCGAGTAGAGCGTGAAACCGGGGGACTTCTCGCTGCCCATCGACTTGAACCAGTCCTTGCCGCGCTGCACGATGGCGGGAACCGAGGCGATGGACTCGACGTTGTTCACCACGGTGGGGCAGGCGTAGAGCCCCTCGACGGCGGGGAAGGGCGGGCGCAGCCTCGGCTGGCCGCGGCGTCCCTCCAGGGAGTCCAGCAGCGCCGTCTCCTCACCGCAGATGTACGCCCCGGCGCCGGCGTGCACGGTGATGTCCAGGTCGAAGCCGCTGCCCTGGATGTCGGTGCCCAGGTAGCCGGCCTCGTAGGCCTCGCGGACGGCTTCGTGCAGCCGGCGCAGCACCGGGACGGTCTCACCGCGGAGGTAGATGAAGGCGTGATGCGAGCGGATCGCGTAACACGCGATGATCATGCCCTCGATGAGGGAGTGCGGGTTGGCGAAGAGCAGTGGGATGTCCTTGCAGGTCCCCGGCTCCGACTCGTCGGCGTTGACCACCAGGTAGTGCGGCTTGCCGTCACCCTGCGGGATGAACTGCCACTTCATGCCGGTGGGGAAGCCCGCGCCGCCGCGGCCGCGCAGGCCGGAGTCCTTGACGTAGGCGATCACGTCGTCGGGCGCCATCGCGAACGCCTTGGCCAGCGCCTGGTAGCCGTCGTGCCTGCGGTAGGTCTCCAGCGTCCAGGACCGCGGGTCGTCCCAGAAGGCGGAGAGCACGGGCGCGAGCAGTTTCTCGGCCGGTTCCACGGTCATCACTCGCCCTCCTCCTGTTCTGCGTTGTCCGCGACCGGGTCCGCCGGGTGGGCCGGGTCGGACTCCGCGGTCTGCTGGGGCGCGTCGTGCGAGCTGGCGTGCTCGGCGGGCGACGGGGTGTCGGAGTGCGGGGCGGTGTCCTCGGCCGGCGACTCGCCGCGCTGCCCGACCACCCGGGCCGGGGCCTCGCCGCGGTGCAGCCGCAGGCCGGCCAGCGACGCGGGACCCGCGCCGCCGCTCGCCTCGACGGCGCCCTCGCGGGTGTCGGGGAAGCCGGCCAGGATGCGGGCCGTCTCCTTGTACGTGCACAGCGGCGCGCCCCGGGTGGGGCGCACCTCACGGCCGGCGATGAGGTCGTCGACCAGCTGCCGGGCGGAGTCGGGGGTCTGGTTGTCGAAGAACTCCCAGTTGACCATCACCACCGGGGCGAAGTCGCAGGCCGCGTTGCACTCGATGTGTTCGAGGGTGACCCTGCCGTCCGCGGTCGTCTCGTCGTTGCCGACCCCGAGGTGCTGCTTGAGCTCGTCGAAGATGGCGTCGCCGCCCATCACCGCGCACAGCGTGTTGGTGCAGACCCCGACCTGGTAGTCGCCGCTCGGCTTGCGGCGGTACATGGTGTAGAAGGTCGACACCGCCGTGACCTCGGCGGTGGTCAGGTCCAGCATCTCGGCGCAGAAGCGGATGCCGGTCCGGGTGACGTGGCCCTCCTCGGACTGCACCAGGTGCAGCAGCGGAAGCAGGGCGCTGCGCGATCCGGGGTAGCGGGCGATCACCTCCCTGGCGTCGCTCTCCAGCCGGGCGCGCACGTCGGCCGGGTAGTCGGGCGCGGGCATCTGCGGGATGCCCAGTGACACGTCGGTCATCGGTCGACGCCTCCCATCACGGGGTCGATGGACGCCACCGCGACGATGACGTCGGCGACCTGGCCGCCCTCGCACATCGCCGCCATGGACTGCAGGTTGGTGAACGACGGGTCGCGGAAGTGCACCCGGTAGGGCCGGGTGCCGCCGTCGCTGACGACGTGCACGCCCAGCTCGCCCTTGGCGGACTCCACCGCCGAGTAGGCCTGCCCCGGCGGCACCCTGAAGCCCTCGGTGACCAGCTTGAAGTGGTGGATCAGGGCCTCCATCGAGGTGCCCATGATCTTCTTGATGTGGTCCAGGCTGTTGCCCATGCCGTCCGGGCCGAGCGCGAGCTGCGCGGGCCAGGCGATCTTCTTGTCCTCGACCATGACCGGGCCCGGCGCGAGCCGGTCAAGGCACTGCTCGACGATCCGCAGGCTCTCGTGCATCTCGGCCAGCCGGACCAGGAAACGCCCGTAGGAGTCGCAGGTGTCCGCGGTCGGCACGTCGAACTCGTAGGTCTCGTAACCGCAGTAGGGGTCGGACTTGCGCAGGTCGTGCGGCAGGCCGGCGGCCCGCAGGATCGGGCCGGTGGCGCCGAGCGCCATGCAGCCGGTCAGGTCCAGGTAGCCGACGTCCTGCATCCGGCCCTTGAAGATCGGGTTGCCGGTGGCGAGCTTGTCGTACTCGGGCAGGTTCTTGCGGAAGGTCTTGACGAACTCCCGCACCTGGTCGATCGCGCCGGGCGGCAGGTCCTGCGCCAGGCCGCCGACCCGGACGTAGGCGTGGTTCATCCGCAGGCCGGTGATCAGCTCCAGGATGTCCAGGATCATCTCGCGGTCCCGGAAGCCGTAGATCATGATCGTGGTGGCGCCCAGCTCCATGCCGCCGGTGGCGATGCACACCAGGTGCGAGGAGATCCGGTTGAGCTCCATCAGCAGCACCCGGATGATGGTCGCCCGGTCCGGCACCTGGTCGGTGATGCCGAGCAGCTTCTCCACGGCCATGCAGTACGCGGTCTCGTTGAACAGCGGCGTCAGGTAGTCCATCCGCGTCACGAAGGTGGAGCCCTGCACCCAGGTGCGGTACTCCATGTTCTTCTCGATACCGGTGTGCAGGTAGCCGATACCGGACCGCGCCTCGGTGACCGTCTCGCCGTCGATCTCCAGGATCAGCCGCAGCACCCCGTGGGTGGACGGGTGCTGGGGACCCATGTTGACGATGATCCGCTCGTCGTCGGACTTGCCGACGGTCTCGGCGAGCTCGTCCCAGTCGCCGCCGGTGACGGTGAAGACCCGGCCCTCGGTGGTCTCGCGCTCCTCCGCCTGCTGTGGGGAGGCGTATCCGTTCGTCATGAGTACGACCTCCGCTGGTCGGGAGCCGGGATCTGGGCACCCTTGTACTCGACGGGGATGCCGCCGAGCGGGTAGTCCTTGCGCTGCGGGTGGCCGGGCCAGTCGTCCGGCATCATGATGCGGGTGAGCGCGGGGTGGCCGTCGAAGACGATGCCGAAGAAGTCGAAGGTCTCCCGCTCGTGCCAGTCGTTGGTGGGGTAGACGCCCACCAGTGACGGGACGTGCGGGTCGGCGTCGGGGACGCCGACCTCGACCCGGATCAGCCGGCCGTGGGTGATCGAACGCAGGTGGTAGACGGCGTGCAGCTCGCGGCCCTCGTCGTCGGGGTAGTGCACCCCGCTGACACCGGTGCACAGCTCG from Streptomyces sp. NBC_01198 includes these protein-coding regions:
- the nuoK gene encoding NADH-quinone oxidoreductase subunit NuoK, which codes for MNPANYLYLSALLFTIGAAGVLIRRNAIVVFMCVELMLNACNLAFVTFSRLHGNLDGQVIAFFTMVVAAAEVVVGLAIIVSIFRSRHSASVDDANLMKL
- a CDS encoding NADH-quinone oxidoreductase subunit J, which gives rise to MMPLAAAAASQTSTGEAVQFWILGTVAVLGALGTVLMKKSIHSALSLAGTMIILAVFYLAQGAYFLGVVQIVVYTGAIMMLFLFVVMLVGITAADSLKETLKGQRVMAAVCGLGFGILLIAGIANASLHTFTGLGQANTVDGGNVQGLAHLLFTKYVWAFEITGALLITAAVGAMVLTHRERTEERRTQRELSETRVREGRQVTPLPAPGTYARHNAVDIPALLPDGTISELSVSSTLRDRGQIRDVSGDAMRRLADLELTSERWLGREGDRPAVGPAGPVERAEHNDRAEEGAK
- the nuoI gene encoding NADH-quinone oxidoreductase subunit NuoI, with product MPEFLGPVAGFGVTFKAMFKKRLTEQYPEYKKPTAPRFHGRHQLNRHPDGLEKCVGCELCAWACPADAIYVEGADNTEEERYSPGERYGRVYQINYARCILCGLCIEACPTRALTMTNEYELADRTRESLIFTKEQLLSGLEEGMVESPHSIFPGMDEGDYYRGLVTEAAPGTVRQVAVSKGEKPDETVALPGEPAAGTADTEITAPGGSAPAGTGAEA
- the nuoH gene encoding NADH-quinone oxidoreductase subunit NuoH; this encodes MSAQIAGASQLAATTENLSFFGSDVWWLILLKAVFCFAFAMLTVLFSIVWERKVVAWMQLRIGPNRHGPWGMLQSLADGVKLMLKEDVTVKRADKVVFVLAPIVAAIPAFMAFAVVPFGPADNEVSIFGQRTALQLTDLPIGILYILATASVGIYGIVLAGWSSGSTYPLLGGLRASAQMISYEIAMGLSFAAVFLYSGSMSTSTIVSAQHDRWYVILLPVSFLVYICTMIGETNRAPFDMPESEGDLVGGFNTEYSSIKFALFMLAEYVNMVTVSAVATTLFLGGWRAPWPVSTFWEGANHGWWPMLWFVVKVQLLLFFFIWLRGTLPRVRYDQLMKLGWKVLIPISMVWLMLVAAVRAMRNENYDFTKIVLYVAGAVLVLLLISLLADMFRDREDKQKPGEDGPLAPPDTFDPMAGGYPVPPLPGQQVQRVPRRPSRAQPQLVGASGQDAPEQEKQEDGDA
- a CDS encoding NADH-quinone oxidoreductase subunit G, with the protein product MTVTTSSASSGAGQPAVPPEDLVSVTVDGIPISVPKGTLVIRAAELLGIEIPRFCDHPLLDPAGACRQCIVEVEGQRKPVASCTITCTDGMVVRTQLTSPVAEKAQRGVMELLLINHPLDCPVCDKGGECPLQNQAMQVGDPDTRFEGKKRTFAKPVPISAQVLLDRERCVLCARCTRFSNQVAGDPMIELLERGALQQVGTGEGDPFESYFSGNTIQICPVGALTSAAYRFRSRPFDLVSSPSVCEHCAGGCATRTDHRRGKVMRRLASNDPEVNEEWLCDKGRFGFRYAQRPERLTHPLVRDAAGELVAASWPEALAAAAAGLTAAHGRAAVLPGGRLTVEDAYAYAKFARVVLGTNDVDFRARPHSAEEADFLAAAVAGRGLDLDTSGITNTALEAAPAVLLAGLEAEEEAPGVFLRLRKAHRKRKQQTYALATHTTRGLEKAGGILLPAAPGTEPEWMDALAGEIGLDEAGRQAADALRTAGAVILVGERLAAVPGGLTAAIRLATATGAALAWIPRRAGERGAVEAGALPGLLPGGRPVTDPRARDEVSRVWGLPTLPGRFGRDTAEILEAAATGELGALLVGGVEVADLPDPARARAALDAVGFVVSLEQRPSEVTERADVVLPVAAVAEKAGTFLNWEGRVRMFEAAIKPDQAVNRQQHPDARVLTMLADALDVKLGLSDVRSARAELDALSGWSGSYGPAPLESSVPLPRPESGQAVLAGHRLLLDQGRLQDGDDALAATRHAAVARLSAATAAELGAEDGAPLTVTGPAGTTTLPLAVTPMPDRVVWLPLNSIGSGVASDVGARPGQVVAISAEVSS
- the nuoF gene encoding NADH-quinone oxidoreductase subunit NuoF encodes the protein MTVEPAEKLLAPVLSAFWDDPRSWTLETYRRHDGYQALAKAFAMAPDDVIAYVKDSGLRGRGGAGFPTGMKWQFIPQGDGKPHYLVVNADESEPGTCKDIPLLFANPHSLIEGMIIACYAIRSHHAFIYLRGETVPVLRRLHEAVREAYEAGYLGTDIQGSGFDLDITVHAGAGAYICGEETALLDSLEGRRGQPRLRPPFPAVEGLYACPTVVNNVESIASVPAIVQRGKDWFKSMGSEKSPGFTLYSLSGHVARPGQYEGPLGITLRQLLDMGGGMRPGHRLKFWTPGGSSTPMFTEEHLDVPLDYEGVGAAGSMLGTKALQCFDETTCVVRAVTRWTEFYAHESCGKCTPCREGTYWLVQLLRDIEAGKGRIEDLDKLNDIADNINGKSFCALGDGAAAPIFSSLKYFREEYEEHIEHKGCPFDPARSTAWADKYRTEAHA
- the nuoE gene encoding NADH-quinone oxidoreductase subunit NuoE, yielding MTDVSLGIPQMPAPDYPADVRARLESDAREVIARYPGSRSALLPLLHLVQSEEGHVTRTGIRFCAEMLDLTTAEVTAVSTFYTMYRRKPSGDYQVGVCTNTLCAVMGGDAIFDELKQHLGVGNDETTADGRVTLEHIECNAACDFAPVVMVNWEFFDNQTPDSARQLVDDLIAGREVRPTRGAPLCTYKETARILAGFPDTREGAVEASGGAGPASLAGLRLHRGEAPARVVGQRGESPAEDTAPHSDTPSPAEHASSHDAPQQTAESDPAHPADPVADNAEQEEGE
- a CDS encoding NADH-quinone oxidoreductase subunit D produces the protein MTNGYASPQQAEERETTEGRVFTVTGGDWDELAETVGKSDDERIIVNMGPQHPSTHGVLRLILEIDGETVTEARSGIGYLHTGIEKNMEYRTWVQGSTFVTRMDYLTPLFNETAYCMAVEKLLGITDQVPDRATIIRVLLMELNRISSHLVCIATGGMELGATTIMIYGFRDREMILDILELITGLRMNHAYVRVGGLAQDLPPGAIDQVREFVKTFRKNLPEYDKLATGNPIFKGRMQDVGYLDLTGCMALGATGPILRAAGLPHDLRKSDPYCGYETYEFDVPTADTCDSYGRFLVRLAEMHESLRIVEQCLDRLAPGPVMVEDKKIAWPAQLALGPDGMGNSLDHIKKIMGTSMEALIHHFKLVTEGFRVPPGQAYSAVESAKGELGVHVVSDGGTRPYRVHFRDPSFTNLQSMAAMCEGGQVADVIVAVASIDPVMGGVDR
- a CDS encoding NADH-quinone oxidoreductase subunit C; the encoded protein is MSDSTAGGVPAPREQDPGEVIGVRKGMFGANNGGDTSGYGGLVRTVRLPGASSRPYGGRDGVFDEIADELEGALDEQGLPPAEAIEKTVVDRGELTFHIAREHLVRVARTLRDDPALRFELCTGVSGVHYPDDEGRELHAVYHLRSITHGRLIRVEVGVPDADPHVPSLVGVYPTNDWHERETFDFFGIVFDGHPALTRIMMPDDWPGHPQRKDYPLGGIPVEYKGAQIPAPDQRRSYS